A single genomic interval of Antarcticibacterium arcticum harbors:
- the msrA gene encoding peptide-methionine (S)-S-oxide reductase MsrA: MRSIFLLSFSIFIFSCGNGNTQTVTRDEIANAEPVPVPIENGMARAYFASGCFWCVEAVYESVKGVDEVISGYAGGHTKNPTYESSNTGKTGHAEAVEVIYDPKVINFETLVKIYFGSQNPTQVNGQGPDIGSQYRSIIFYQNQQQKDIIEKIKSQTAKNYDKPIAAEVLPFLKFWVAEDYHQNYEKLNPNNPYVQRVSLPRLNKFKQKFPELLKENGQ, from the coding sequence ATGAGATCTATATTTCTTTTAAGCTTTTCTATTTTTATTTTTTCCTGCGGAAACGGGAATACCCAAACAGTAACACGGGATGAAATTGCAAATGCCGAGCCGGTACCGGTGCCCATTGAAAACGGTATGGCGCGGGCCTACTTCGCCAGTGGTTGTTTTTGGTGTGTTGAAGCTGTTTACGAAAGTGTAAAAGGGGTAGATGAAGTGATCTCAGGATATGCCGGGGGCCACACTAAAAACCCTACCTATGAATCCAGCAATACCGGCAAAACAGGTCATGCTGAAGCTGTAGAAGTAATCTATGATCCAAAGGTCATTAATTTTGAGACCCTCGTTAAAATATATTTTGGTTCACAGAACCCTACCCAGGTGAATGGACAGGGACCGGATATAGGATCGCAGTACCGGTCAATTATTTTTTATCAAAACCAGCAACAAAAGGATATTATAGAAAAGATTAAATCTCAAACTGCAAAAAATTATGACAAGCCAATTGCGGCAGAGGTTCTCCCCTTTCTAAAATTTTGGGTGGCCGAAGATTATCACCAGAATTATGAAAAGCTGAATCCTAATAATCCTTATGTACAAAGGGTTTCATTGCCCCGTTTAAATAAATTTAAACAAAAATTTCCCGAACTTTTAAAGGAGAACGGCCAATAA